In one window of Shewanella goraebulensis DNA:
- a CDS encoding tail fiber domain-containing protein, with product MKITKYSALAFLSLPVMMTNSAVADNQILDDLIVTQSACIGQDCVNGESFGFDTLRLKENNLRIKFQDTSTSASFPSNDWQITANDSENGGANKFSIDDVTGSKTPFTIEASAPSHSLYVDASGSVGLGTSNPIVEMHVVNGDSPTLRLEQNGSSGFTAQTWDLAGNETNFFVRDVSNGSKLPFKIMPNAPTNSLVVSASGNVGIGDQTPDAALDIESGNVKITNGVLEVANSSSSYNTTLINLERAGASRVTFKETNTSYPSDWQLSNFQQTFVINEKTNDGLPEFTLDEDGNLTLKGQVTANNVLLTSDVNKKENFLSVDSTAILNAIAQLSISKWNYKSESENTQHIGPMAQQFYDLFGLGDSEKHISAIDSAGVSLAAAKALLELNNQKEKKIADLEQRLEKLEKALN from the coding sequence ATGAAAATAACTAAGTATAGCGCGTTAGCGTTTTTGTCATTACCAGTCATGATGACAAATTCTGCAGTTGCAGATAATCAAATTTTAGATGATTTAATTGTTACTCAAAGTGCTTGTATTGGTCAAGATTGTGTTAATGGTGAATCTTTCGGTTTCGATACATTAAGACTTAAAGAAAACAACCTAAGAATAAAATTTCAAGACACCAGTACTAGTGCGAGTTTCCCAAGTAACGATTGGCAAATAACCGCCAATGACAGTGAAAATGGTGGTGCAAACAAGTTTTCAATCGATGATGTAACAGGTAGTAAAACCCCTTTTACTATAGAGGCGTCAGCTCCGAGTCACTCATTATATGTAGATGCTAGTGGTAGTGTTGGCCTAGGTACTTCAAATCCAATTGTAGAAATGCATGTTGTTAACGGTGATAGCCCAACTTTACGATTAGAACAAAATGGCAGTTCAGGTTTTACCGCCCAAACGTGGGATCTTGCGGGGAATGAAACTAACTTTTTTGTACGTGATGTAAGTAATGGCTCTAAACTACCTTTTAAAATTATGCCAAATGCACCAACAAACTCATTAGTAGTTTCAGCAAGTGGTAATGTAGGTATTGGAGATCAAACTCCAGATGCCGCTTTAGATATTGAAAGTGGGAATGTAAAAATTACAAATGGTGTTTTAGAAGTTGCAAACAGTAGTTCAAGTTATAACACAACTTTGATTAACTTAGAAAGAGCCGGCGCATCAAGAGTCACATTTAAAGAAACCAACACCAGCTATCCTTCTGACTGGCAATTATCTAATTTTCAACAAACATTCGTTATTAATGAAAAAACCAATGACGGTCTTCCTGAATTTACTTTAGATGAAGATGGAAATTTAACTCTTAAAGGACAAGTAACAGCAAATAATGTGTTACTCACTTCGGATGTTAATAAAAAAGAAAACTTCTTGAGTGTTGACTCAACAGCAATACTAAATGCTATTGCTCAATTGAGCATTTCCAAATGGAACTATAAGTCAGAATCTGAGAACACTCAACATATTGGGCCGATGGCTCAACAGTTTTATGACTTGTTTGGTTTAGGTGATAGTGAAAAACATATTTCAGCTATCGATTCAGCAGGTGTGTCCCTTGCTGCAGCAAAGGCTTTACTTGAGCTAAATAATCAAAAAGAGAAGAAAATTGCTGATTTAGAGCAAAGATTAGAGAAGCTTGAAAAAGCATTAAACTAA
- a CDS encoding GDP-mannose mannosyl hydrolase has translation MYLSEDVFTQVIDSTPLVSIDLLIENSQGQVLLGLRTNRPAKGMWFVPGGRILKNESLDMAFSRLCEQELGIIAHRKQASLIGPFEHFYDDCVFSNAVSTHYVVLGYKLIVDVNIDELPTAQHGHYKWFSKREILQDTTVHKHSKWYIEAEGIF, from the coding sequence ATGTATTTATCTGAAGATGTTTTTACTCAAGTTATTGACTCCACTCCGCTGGTTTCAATAGATTTATTGATTGAAAACAGCCAAGGACAAGTGTTGTTAGGATTAAGAACTAACCGCCCAGCTAAAGGAATGTGGTTTGTGCCAGGCGGGCGTATTTTAAAAAATGAGTCTTTAGATATGGCATTTAGCCGTTTATGTGAACAAGAACTGGGGATTATTGCTCATAGAAAGCAAGCTAGTTTAATTGGTCCGTTTGAGCATTTTTATGATGACTGTGTGTTCAGCAATGCAGTGTCTACTCATTATGTGGTGCTTGGATATAAGCTTATTGTTGATGTTAATATTGATGAGTTACCCACGGCGCAACACGGCCATTACAAATGGTTTAGCAAGCGTGAAATACTGCAAGATACAACGGTACATAAACACAGTAAGTGGTACATAGAAGCAGAGGGTATTTTTTAA
- the fcl gene encoding GDP-L-fucose synthase — protein sequence MKKVFVAGHRGMVGSAIVRQLQSQGAVEVITRSRSELDLTNQQSVADFFAKAKIDEVYLAAAKVGGIHANNTYPADFIYENLMIECNIINSAFNAGVTKLLFLGSSCIYPKLAPQPMQETALLTGMLEETNEPYAIAKIAGIKLCESYNRQHGVDYRSVMPTNLYGPHDNFHPENSHVIPALLRRFHEAAQRGDSEVVAWGSGKPMREFLHVDDMAAASIHVMELDKGSYEANTEPMLSHINVGTGVDCTIRELVETVAKVTQFKGKIIWDSSKPDGAPRKLMNVDRLAALGWQYSYDLEAGLQDAYQWFLANQDSFRG from the coding sequence ATGAAAAAAGTATTTGTTGCGGGCCATCGTGGCATGGTTGGCTCGGCCATTGTAAGGCAACTTCAATCACAAGGTGCTGTTGAGGTTATCACTCGTAGTCGTTCAGAGTTAGATTTGACTAATCAGCAATCGGTAGCTGATTTTTTTGCTAAAGCCAAAATTGATGAAGTTTATTTAGCAGCCGCTAAAGTCGGTGGTATTCACGCTAATAATACGTATCCAGCTGATTTCATTTATGAAAATTTAATGATTGAATGCAACATTATTAATAGTGCATTTAACGCTGGCGTGACCAAACTACTTTTTTTAGGGTCTTCTTGTATTTACCCTAAACTTGCCCCGCAACCTATGCAGGAAACGGCCTTATTAACAGGCATGCTTGAAGAAACCAATGAGCCTTATGCCATTGCAAAAATCGCCGGAATAAAACTGTGTGAATCTTATAATCGCCAACATGGTGTCGATTACCGTAGTGTTATGCCAACAAACCTCTATGGTCCACATGACAACTTCCATCCTGAAAATTCACACGTTATCCCTGCATTATTACGCCGTTTTCATGAGGCTGCACAGCGTGGCGATAGCGAGGTGGTTGCTTGGGGCAGCGGTAAGCCTATGCGTGAATTTTTACACGTTGATGATATGGCTGCTGCATCCATTCATGTTATGGAACTCGACAAAGGGAGCTATGAGGCAAATACCGAGCCAATGTTGAGCCACATTAACGTAGGTACCGGTGTTGATTGTACCATTCGTGAGTTAGTGGAAACGGTAGCTAAAGTGACCCAGTTTAAAGGTAAGATTATTTGGGATAGCTCTAAGCCTGATGGTGCCCCACGTAAATTAATGAATGTGGATAGACTAGCTGCTTTAGGTTGGCAATATTCATATGATTTAGAAGCGGGTTTACAAGATGCTTATCAATGGTTTTTAGCCAACCAAGATAGTTTTAGAGGTTAG